The nucleotide sequence CATTGGAACTAACCACAACACATTTTGAAAATCTCCTCCATTGAGGATAGAAGAAAGAAATGAAGATATGGGTTTTTCAAAAATTAGAAATAAAAAAAGTAATATAAGAGAAAAAGATAAAGCCAATATACAACTAAGAGATAAAACATTTATGGCTTCTTGATTTCTTTTTGGTAAAATAATTGCTAGTTCATATTTCCCCGAAATAAAAATCGTAATAATTGCAGTTATTGCCATAAAATTTTCATATACCCCAAATTCATCCGGTGAAAAAAGTCTGGTTAATAACGGGGCACAGAGTATAGGTATTAATTGTGCAATGGCAGTACCACTCATTAGTGTTAGCAAGTTTTTCTTAAACTCACTCCCTTGTAGCACTTTATGAAAGAATTTATTAATTATATTTTTCTCCACATTTCATTCTTCATAAAATAAAGCAAACTTTGCCCCTCTATGCATATATTATTTTTAAAACGATATCTTCTCCATCAATCTAATTCCAGAAAGTACATCCTCCTGACTCGGAAATTTCTCCCATTGTTTTTTTACAATATATTCATACATCTTATCATGTCCTTTACCATACTGGTGGTCAATGGTAAAATCCATATCCGGTTTTTCCATCTCCTCCACATCCCAAAAATCAATCCGGTTCAGATTGGTTCCGCTTAAACGAACAGTTCCTTTTTCACCAATGACTGTCAGTTCCGTCATAAAATTGGTACGATATACGCTTACCGTTGCATTTAATGCACCTATTGTTCCGCTTTCCAATTCACAGATGGCAGAAATGGTGTCATGGACTTCAAATTTACGTAAATCCCCACCTACGCCATAAGCATTTTTTATCTTTCCGAAAAGGAAATGGATCATATCCACATAATGACTGGCTTGTGTATAAAAAACACCTCCGTCATATGCTTTGGTACCATGCCAGTCGATGTTAAAATATTCATCATTCCGGTTCCAGAATATATTACATACAAACTGATAAATCTTGCCTAAACGGCCGGATTCGACCAGTTCTTTCATAAAAGCCACCAAAGGATTGTAACGATTCTGGAAGACCGGTAATAAGATTTTACCAGCTCTTTTTACTTTATCCAGCATTTCAAATACTTCCCGTGAAGTAAGGGAAATAGGTTTTTCACAAATGATATAAGGAATGTCCGTGGTCTCAGCTATTTCTATTACATGCCGGGGATGCATACCTGAAGGGGTTAATACAGCAACTATGTCAACATCTTTCAGTTGCTTATAATCTGTAACATAAGGTACGGAAAGTTGTGAAGAAACCGCTTTGGCCTTTTCTTCATTTATATCGCAAATCTGTGTAATATCGATCCCGTCAACAACCTGAACCGCTTCGATGTGTCGTTTAGATATTCTTCCGCAACCGACCAGTGCCAATCTTTTATTTTGTGTCATTCCTTTTTAAAGCTTATAAATGTTTTCTTCGTTTTGTGAATAAGCATTTTGTAAATCTACGATCATTTTAGCATGTTTACGGATCATCTCAAAATCATATGCCGAATGCTTCGTAGAGATCACTACGACATCTGCATCAGAAAGGTTTTCGGGAGATAATTCAATTGAAGAAAAAGAATTTCCTCCGCACGTCTTTATTTGTGAAATAAAAGGATCATTGTATGATACAACACCTCCTTTTTTAACCACTTCATCTATAATTTCCAATGCAGGGGACTCACGTTCATCATCAATATTCGGTTTGTAGGCTACTCCAAGGAAAAATACCTTACTCCCGTTAACAGGCTTTTTCTGTCTGTTCAACGCTGTATTTATTTTAATATACATATAATGAGGCATTCGCATATTGATATGTCCTGCCGTATGAATCATACTCAGATCAAATTCATACATTTTGGCAATATGTTCCAAATAAAAGGGATCTAAAGGAATACAATGCCCTCCAATCCCAGGACCCGGATAAAAAGCCTGAAAACCGAAAGGTTTGGTCTTGGCTGCTTCTATGACTTCCCAGATATTGATATCCATTTTTCCGGATAATAATGCCAGTTCATTAATCAAACTGATATTGATCAGCCGGTAAGTATTTTCAAGAATTTTCACCATTTCCGCTACGCGGGGAGAACTGACCGGATAGATATGATCAATGGCTTTGGAATAAATTTTCTTACCGATTTCTAATCCTTCTGAAGTCATGGCTCCCAAAACCTTAGGCGTATTTTTGGTGTGGAAATTTTTATTCCCGGGATCTACCCTTTCCGGCGAATAGGCCAGCCAGAAATCTTTACCTACTTTCATCCCTGATTCCTTTTCAATAATAGGGAGCATCACGTTTTCGGTAGTTGTCGGATAAGTGGTACTTTCCAGACAAATGAATACTTCCCGTTTCATATTTTGTCCGATGCTGATACAAGCTGATTCGATATAACTCATATCCGGCTTTCTGAACCGGTCCAATGGAGTCGGAACACAGATCAAAATAGCATCACATTGATTCAATTCGGAAAAATCAGTGGTCGCACGGAAATAGACTTTGTTGACGACTTCCTTCAATACGGCATCACGGATATCTTTTATATAATTTTCACCATGATTGACTTTATCTACCTTTGACTGAGATTTGTCAAACCCAATGACATGTACACCTGCTTCAGCAAATGCAACCGCCAAAGGTAATCCGACATACCCTAGTCCTATAACACCAATAATTTCCTGATTATTATCTATTTTCTCGTGTATATTCATTTTTCAAATTTGACGCAAATTTAATCAATCCGATGGACTTTATTATTCTCCAGTTGATATTTCTGCTTGCTTTCAGGGCAAACAGCTAATCCGTTTCCATCAAAAGCCAGGTTATAACCATATTCGCTCATCCATCCTTTATGTCTGGCCGGATTACCGACCCACAAGGAATATGGAGGTATATTTTTAGTAACAACAGCTCCTGCCCCGATAAAAGCAAATTCACCTATATCATTTCCACATACGATGGTAGCATTGGCACCAATCGTCGCACCTTTTCCCACGTGTGTCCGGGCATATTCACCCCGACGATTAATCTGACTTCGGGGATTGATCACATTGGTAAAAACACAGGATGGACCTAAGAAAACATCATCTGCACAGGTTACACCCGTATAGACAGATACATTGTTCTGTATCTTGACGTTATTTCCCAGGATAACTTCCGGTGATACTACCACATTCTGACCTATATTACAATTTTCCCCAATCTTACAACCTTTCATGATATGCGAAAAATGCCATATTTTCGTTCCTCTACCAATGGCACAATCATCGTCAATCACGGCTGTAGGATGTGCAAAGTAAATTTTATCCATTATTCAAAAAAGGACTTAATTGCTGATATGATAATTTCTTGTTCTTTTTTCGTTAGTTCGGTATGCATCGGCAAAGACAATACAGATGAGGACAATTCTTTAGAAATATGTAATGATTCGGCAGCTTTGGCTATATTTCTAAAAGCGGGTTGTTCACTCATCGGCAAAGGATAATAGATCATTGACGGGATACTTTTTTCTGCAAGGTATTGTTTTAATTTATCCCGCTTTCCGTTTTTTATTTTTAATGTATATTGATGATATACATGCGTAGAATAAGGCATTTCCTGAGGTATTTCAATACCACTAATCCCTTTTAATCCATCATGATAAATCTGTGCTGCCTGATACCTGGATTGTGCATACTCATCCAGATATTTCAGTTTCACATCAAGAATAGCAGCTTGCAAGGTATCTAAACGCGAATTACAACCCAACACTTCATGATGATATTTTACTTTTTGCCCATGCATGGTGATCATGCGGAGTTTTTCTGCTAACTCGTCATCTTCTGTCATAATAGCTCCACCATCGCCGAAACAACCTAAATTTTTAGACGGAAAAAATGAAGTACAACCAATATGTCCGATGGTACCTGTTTGTTTTTCTGATCCATCAGAAAATTGATATCTGGTTCCCAATGCCTGAGCGTTATCTTCAACTACGTATAAATTGTTTTTCAGGGCAAAATTCATGATCTCTTCCATTGGGCAACTCTGTCCGAACAGGTGTACCGGAATTATAGCCTTGGTTTTAGAAGTTAACCCTCTTTCTATATTTGCTAGGGATATATTAAACGATCGCGGATCAACATCTACCATTACCGGTATTAATTTCAGAAGTCCGATAACTTCAGCTGCAGCTACGTAGGTAAATGCCGGAACGATTACCTCGTCCCCCGGTTGCAGCCCCAACGCCATCAACGAAATTTGCAAGGCGTCCGTACCGTTCCCGCATGTTATCACATGTTTAGCTCCCGTATATTTCTCCAGATTTGCTTTGAATTTCCTTACTTGTGGTCCATTAATAAAAGCTGTATCTGTTATTACTTTTGATATAGCATCATCCACTTCTTGTTGAATCTTTCGATATTGACCCAAAAGATCACACATTTGTATTGCCATATTTGTCAAATCATTATCCTGTTTATGTCATGCTTTGTTAAGACCCCGCAAAGATAGTTAAATACGTAAAATAAAACAATCCGGATATTATTATGTTCCAGATGTCCCAAATATTTTTTAATTTTTAATCTTTCACCATTCCAATTCAATCCATTTATTTATTTTTGTAAATTGTTGAAGTAGAAACAGCCATTACATGAAAACACTTTTCCGCCAAAATATCTATTATTTCATAACCATATTCATCCTAATTATCTCAGGAGGACTTATCTTACTTTTTTCATCTAAAGAAGGCTTTTCGCTATGGGTGAATGCGCGTTATTCCGGGTTAATGGATATCGTTATATTAGGCATCAACCAGATAGGTACAGTTTGGTTCAATGCGTTAATCGTCATTCTGCTATGGTTATGGAAAGGGTGGAAAACAGCCTTACAGGGAGCTTCCTGCTTTGCAGTAACAGTTTTAGTAATTGCTTTCTTCAAATATGTGGTTTTTCCCGGCACTCCACGTCCGACGGTACTTTTCGAAGGAAGAGAAATACTCCGGCTCATTGAGGGCGTGGTCCAGTTAAAAACGGAAAGTTTTCCATCCGGACATACGGCATCAGCTTTTTCCATAGCCACAGTCCTGGCATTTTTGCTTCCCGGAAAGCAATACCACTGGCTACTTGCATTGGCAGCTGCTTTGGTAGGATATGGTAGGATTTACCTCTCACAACATTTCATCACAGATGTGTATGCAGGAATGATCATTGCCGTAATTGTTTCTACATTCATTTACTGGTGGATGGAAAGAGTTTTGCATATCAATAATCCGGTTCAGCCGGAAGTAATAACG is from Bacteroidales bacterium and encodes:
- a CDS encoding Gfo/Idh/MocA family oxidoreductase, whose protein sequence is MTQNKRLALVGCGRISKRHIEAVQVVDGIDITQICDINEEKAKAVSSQLSVPYVTDYKQLKDVDIVAVLTPSGMHPRHVIEIAETTDIPYIICEKPISLTSREVFEMLDKVKRAGKILLPVFQNRYNPLVAFMKELVESGRLGKIYQFVCNIFWNRNDEYFNIDWHGTKAYDGGVFYTQASHYVDMIHFLFGKIKNAYGVGGDLRKFEVHDTISAICELESGTIGALNATVSVYRTNFMTELTVIGEKGTVRLSGTNLNRIDFWDVEEMEKPDMDFTIDHQYGKGHDKMYEYIVKKQWEKFPSQEDVLSGIRLMEKISF
- a CDS encoding nucleotide sugar dehydrogenase produces the protein MNIHEKIDNNQEIIGVIGLGYVGLPLAVAFAEAGVHVIGFDKSQSKVDKVNHGENYIKDIRDAVLKEVVNKVYFRATTDFSELNQCDAILICVPTPLDRFRKPDMSYIESACISIGQNMKREVFICLESTTYPTTTENVMLPIIEKESGMKVGKDFWLAYSPERVDPGNKNFHTKNTPKVLGAMTSEGLEIGKKIYSKAIDHIYPVSSPRVAEMVKILENTYRLINISLINELALLSGKMDINIWEVIEAAKTKPFGFQAFYPGPGIGGHCIPLDPFYLEHIAKMYEFDLSMIHTAGHINMRMPHYMYIKINTALNRQKKPVNGSKVFFLGVAYKPNIDDERESPALEIIDEVVKKGGVVSYNDPFISQIKTCGGNSFSSIELSPENLSDADVVVISTKHSAYDFEMIRKHAKMIVDLQNAYSQNEENIYKL
- a CDS encoding N-acetyltransferase, which produces MYFAHPTAVIDDDCAIGRGTKIWHFSHIMKGCKIGENCNIGQNVVVSPEVILGNNVKIQNNVSVYTGVTCADDVFLGPSCVFTNVINPRSQINRRGEYARTHVGKGATIGANATIVCGNDIGEFAFIGAGAVVTKNIPPYSLWVGNPARHKGWMSEYGYNLAFDGNGLAVCPESKQKYQLENNKVHRID
- a CDS encoding DegT/DnrJ/EryC1/StrS family aminotransferase translates to MAIQMCDLLGQYRKIQQEVDDAISKVITDTAFINGPQVRKFKANLEKYTGAKHVITCGNGTDALQISLMALGLQPGDEVIVPAFTYVAAAEVIGLLKLIPVMVDVDPRSFNISLANIERGLTSKTKAIIPVHLFGQSCPMEEIMNFALKNNLYVVEDNAQALGTRYQFSDGSEKQTGTIGHIGCTSFFPSKNLGCFGDGGAIMTEDDELAEKLRMITMHGQKVKYHHEVLGCNSRLDTLQAAILDVKLKYLDEYAQSRYQAAQIYHDGLKGISGIEIPQEMPYSTHVYHQYTLKIKNGKRDKLKQYLAEKSIPSMIYYPLPMSEQPAFRNIAKAAESLHISKELSSSVLSLPMHTELTKKEQEIIISAIKSFFE
- a CDS encoding phosphatase PAP2 family protein, translated to MKTLFRQNIYYFITIFILIISGGLILLFSSKEGFSLWVNARYSGLMDIVILGINQIGTVWFNALIVILLWLWKGWKTALQGASCFAVTVLVIAFFKYVVFPGTPRPTVLFEGREILRLIEGVVQLKTESFPSGHTASAFSIATVLAFLLPGKQYHWLLALAAALVGYGRIYLSQHFITDVYAGMIIAVIVSTFIYWWMERVLHINNPVQPEVITNKNIHPSTS